One Mycobacterium marseillense DNA window includes the following coding sequences:
- a CDS encoding MlaE family ABC transporter permease, whose amino-acid sequence MSYDATLRFRRLFSRLQEPVDDFGEQALFYGQTVRYVPNALTRYRKETVRLIAEMTMGAGALVMIGGTVGVAAFLTLASGGVIAVQGYSSLGNIGIEALTGFLSAFLNVRVVAPVIAGIALAATIGAGATAQLGAMRVSEEIDAVECMAVHSVSYLVSTRLIAGLIAIIPLYSLSVLAAFFAARFTTVYINGQSKGLYDHYFNTFLIPSDLLWSFLQAIVMSIAVMLVHTYYGYNASGGPVGVGIAVGQAVRTSLIVVVVITLFISLAVYGASGNFNLSG is encoded by the coding sequence ATGAGTTACGACGCCACACTGCGGTTCCGTCGGCTCTTCTCGCGGCTGCAAGAGCCGGTCGATGACTTCGGCGAGCAGGCCTTGTTCTACGGGCAGACCGTGCGCTATGTCCCCAACGCGCTCACCCGGTACCGCAAGGAGACGGTCCGGCTGATCGCCGAGATGACCATGGGCGCGGGAGCTCTCGTCATGATCGGCGGCACGGTCGGTGTCGCTGCGTTTCTGACCCTGGCCTCCGGTGGTGTCATTGCGGTGCAGGGATATTCGTCGCTGGGCAACATCGGCATCGAGGCGCTGACGGGCTTTTTGTCGGCGTTCCTGAACGTCCGGGTGGTCGCCCCGGTGATCGCCGGCATCGCGCTGGCGGCCACCATCGGCGCCGGCGCCACCGCCCAATTGGGCGCCATGCGGGTGTCCGAGGAGATCGACGCCGTCGAGTGCATGGCGGTGCACTCGGTGTCCTACCTGGTGTCGACCCGCCTGATCGCCGGCCTGATAGCGATCATTCCGCTGTACTCGCTGTCCGTGCTGGCCGCCTTCTTCGCCGCCCGCTTCACCACGGTGTACATCAACGGGCAGTCAAAAGGCCTCTACGACCACTACTTCAATACCTTCCTCATCCCGTCGGACCTGTTGTGGTCGTTCCTGCAGGCCATCGTGATGTCGATCGCGGTCATGCTGGTGCATACCTATTACGGCTACAACGCCAGCGGTGGTCCGGTCGGCGTCGGGATCGCGGTCGGCCAGGCCGTGCGGACCTCGTTGATCGTCGTGGTCGTCATCACTTTGTTCATCTCGCTCGCTGTGTATGGGGCGTCCGGTAACTTCAACCTCTCCGGCTAA
- a CDS encoding MlaE family ABC transporter permease: MREQLAVPARAVGGFFEMMIDTGRAAFRRPFQFGEFLDQTWMIARVSLVPTLLVSIPFTVLVAFTLNILLREIGAADLSGAGTAFGTITQLGPVVTVLVVAGAGATAICADLGARTIREEIDAMRVLGIDPIQRLVVPRVLASTVVALLLNGLVCAIGLSGGYVFSVFLQGVNPGAFINGLTVLTGLRELVLAEVKALLFGVMAGMVGCYRGLTVKGGPKGVGNAVNETVVYAFICLFVINVVMTAIGVRISAK, encoded by the coding sequence TTGAGGGAGCAACTTGCCGTTCCCGCCCGCGCTGTCGGCGGATTCTTCGAAATGATGATCGACACCGGCCGGGCAGCTTTTCGCCGGCCGTTCCAATTTGGTGAGTTCCTCGATCAGACGTGGATGATCGCCCGCGTGTCACTGGTCCCGACGCTGCTGGTGTCCATTCCCTTCACGGTGCTGGTGGCCTTTACCCTCAACATCCTGCTGCGCGAGATCGGCGCGGCCGACCTGTCCGGCGCCGGAACGGCGTTCGGCACCATCACCCAGCTGGGTCCGGTGGTGACCGTGCTCGTCGTGGCCGGCGCCGGCGCCACCGCGATCTGCGCCGACCTCGGCGCCCGCACCATCCGCGAGGAGATCGACGCGATGCGCGTGCTGGGCATCGACCCGATCCAGCGGCTGGTGGTCCCCCGCGTACTCGCGTCGACGGTGGTGGCACTGCTGCTCAACGGCTTGGTATGTGCCATCGGGCTTTCCGGTGGTTATGTGTTCTCGGTTTTCCTGCAGGGCGTCAACCCGGGCGCCTTCATCAACGGCTTGACCGTGCTGACCGGTCTGCGCGAGCTGGTGCTCGCCGAAGTCAAAGCGCTGCTGTTCGGCGTCATGGCCGGGATGGTGGGCTGCTACCGCGGCCTGACCGTCAAGGGCGGGCCCAAAGGTGTGGGCAACGCGGTCAACGAAACCGTGGTCTACGCCTTCATCTGTCTGTTCGTGATCAACGTGGTGATGACCGCCATCGGCGTGCGAATTTCGGCGAAGTGA
- a CDS encoding virulence factor Mce family protein: MADTGARRTTVRLAAAVLASLMVAFAVLTYLSYTAAFASIDNVTVSAPRAGLVMEKGAKVKYRGIQIGKVESIDYSGDQARLTLGINSDEMHFIPSNAAVHIAGNTIFGAKAVEFIPPQTPSPTSLRPDAHVAASAVQLEVNTLFQSLMDLLHKVDPVELNGTLSAFAEGLRGHGDDLGGILSGLNTLTRQANPKLPALQEDLRKTAIVANIYADSAPNLNTVFDNLPTINKTVVDQQKNLDNTLLATIGLSNNAYDTLAPAEQDFIDAINRLRAPLKVAGEYSPEFGCLFSGIDRGLKEFGPILGVRKAGLFTSSSFVLGAPSYTYPESLPIVNASGGPNCRGLPDIPNKQHGGSWYRAPFLVTDNANIPYEPFTELQFDAPSTLQFLFHGAFAERDDF; encoded by the coding sequence ATGGCAGACACAGGCGCGCGACGCACTACCGTCCGGCTGGCAGCAGCGGTGCTGGCCAGCCTGATGGTGGCTTTCGCTGTGCTGACTTACCTTTCCTACACAGCCGCCTTCGCATCGATCGACAACGTCACGGTGTCGGCGCCCCGCGCCGGGCTGGTGATGGAGAAGGGCGCCAAGGTCAAATACCGGGGCATCCAGATCGGCAAGGTCGAAAGCATCGACTATTCCGGTGACCAAGCGCGCCTGACGCTGGGCATCAACAGCGACGAGATGCATTTCATTCCGTCCAACGCGGCGGTGCACATCGCGGGTAACACGATCTTCGGCGCCAAGGCGGTGGAATTCATTCCGCCTCAAACGCCTTCGCCAACCTCGCTGCGTCCGGATGCGCACGTCGCGGCCTCGGCGGTGCAGCTGGAAGTCAACACCTTGTTCCAGTCGCTGATGGACCTGCTGCACAAGGTCGACCCCGTCGAACTCAATGGGACGCTGAGCGCGTTCGCCGAAGGCCTGCGCGGCCACGGTGACGACCTGGGCGGCATCCTGTCGGGGCTCAATACGCTGACGCGCCAAGCGAATCCGAAGCTGCCCGCCTTGCAGGAAGACCTCCGCAAGACCGCGATCGTGGCGAACATCTACGCCGACTCCGCCCCGAACCTGAACACTGTCTTCGACAACCTGCCCACAATCAACAAGACCGTCGTGGACCAGCAGAAGAATCTCGACAACACGCTGCTGGCCACCATCGGCCTGTCGAACAACGCCTATGACACGTTGGCACCGGCCGAACAGGACTTCATCGACGCCATCAACCGACTGCGGGCCCCCCTCAAGGTGGCCGGCGAGTACTCGCCCGAATTCGGCTGCCTTTTCTCGGGTATCGACCGAGGCCTCAAGGAGTTTGGGCCGATCCTCGGTGTTCGCAAGGCGGGTCTGTTCACGTCATCGAGCTTCGTGCTGGGCGCGCCGTCGTACACGTACCCGGAGTCGTTGCCGATCGTGAACGCCTCCGGCGGTCCGAACTGCCGTGGCTTGCCCGACATCCCGAACAAGCAGCATGGAGGGTCGTGGTACCGGGCGCCGTTCCTGGTGACCGACAACGCCAACATCCCGTACGAACCGTTCACCGAGCTGCAATTCGACGCTCCCTCGACGCTGCAGTTCTTGTTCCACGGCGCCTTCGCGGAACGGGACGACTTCTGA
- a CDS encoding acyl-CoA dehydrogenase — MRISYTPEQEELRRELRSYFTNLMTPERREALTSSGGGEVGTGTAYRDTVAQMGKDGWLTLNWPTEYGGQDRSPMDSLIFTDEAAIAGVPVPFLTINSVAPTIMAFGTEEQKKFFLPKIAAGELHFSIGYSEPGAGTDLANLRTTAVRDGDDYVINGQKMWTSLIAYADWVWLAVRTNPDAKKHRGISMLTVPTTAEGFSWTPVHTMAGVDTSATYYSDVRVPVTNLVGEENGGWKLVTNQLNHERVALVSPQPIFLALREVREWAQNTKDDGGARLIDSEWVQLNLARVHAKAEVLKLINWELASASSETLNPADASAAKVYGTELATEAYRLLMEVLGTAATVRQNSPGSLLRGRVERMHRACLILTFGGGTNEVQRDIIGMVALGLPRNR; from the coding sequence ATGCGCATCAGTTACACCCCGGAGCAAGAAGAGCTGCGTCGCGAGCTGCGGTCGTACTTCACCAACCTGATGACCCCGGAGCGCCGCGAGGCGCTGACCTCTTCGGGGGGCGGCGAGGTCGGCACCGGTACCGCGTATCGCGACACCGTCGCGCAGATGGGCAAAGACGGGTGGCTCACCCTGAACTGGCCCACCGAGTACGGCGGCCAGGACCGCTCGCCGATGGACTCGCTGATCTTCACCGACGAGGCCGCCATCGCCGGTGTTCCGGTGCCGTTCCTGACGATCAACAGCGTGGCGCCGACCATCATGGCGTTCGGCACCGAGGAACAGAAGAAGTTCTTCCTGCCCAAGATCGCCGCAGGCGAGCTGCATTTCTCGATCGGCTATTCCGAGCCCGGCGCCGGCACCGACCTCGCCAACCTGCGCACCACCGCGGTGCGCGACGGCGACGACTACGTCATCAACGGCCAGAAGATGTGGACCAGCCTGATCGCGTACGCCGACTGGGTATGGCTGGCGGTCCGCACCAACCCCGACGCCAAGAAGCACCGCGGCATTTCGATGCTGACCGTGCCGACCACCGCGGAGGGTTTCTCCTGGACTCCGGTGCACACCATGGCCGGTGTGGACACCAGCGCCACCTACTACTCCGATGTGCGGGTCCCGGTGACCAACCTGGTTGGCGAGGAGAACGGCGGCTGGAAGCTGGTGACCAACCAGCTCAACCACGAGCGCGTCGCGCTGGTCTCGCCGCAACCGATCTTTCTGGCCCTGCGCGAGGTTCGCGAATGGGCGCAGAACACCAAGGACGACGGGGGCGCCCGGCTCATCGACTCGGAATGGGTGCAGCTCAACCTGGCCCGCGTGCACGCCAAGGCCGAGGTCCTCAAGCTGATCAACTGGGAACTGGCATCCGCTTCGAGTGAAACCCTGAACCCGGCGGACGCGTCGGCGGCCAAGGTCTACGGCACCGAGCTGGCCACCGAGGCCTACCGGCTGCTGATGGAGGTGCTGGGTACCGCCGCGACGGTGCGCCAGAATTCGCCGGGCTCGTTGCTGCGCGGCCGGGTCGAGCGGATGCACCGGGCCTGCCTGATCCTGACCTTCGGCGGCGGCACCAACGAAGTGCAGCGCGACATCATCGGCATGGTCGCCCTGGGTCTGCCTAGAAACCGCTGA
- a CDS encoding virulence factor Mce family protein, with product MPSSEMPSHRSMMIKVSIFAVAMLLVSAGLVVVFGDFRFGPESTYHATFTDVSRLKAGQKVRIAGVPVGAVSDIKLNHDNTIDVSFGVDKRYTLYSSTRAVIRYENLVGDRYLEITSGPGELRKLPAGATINSQHTQPALDLDALLGGLRPVLKGLDADKVNTISSAVIQLLQGQGGALSNVLADTSAFSSALGQRDQLIGDVINNLNTVLTTVDQRSAQFSTSVDQLQQLITGLAEHKDDIAGAIPPLASTTTDLTELLRKSRRPLQGILENTRPLATEIDNRKAEVNNDIEQLGEDYLRLSALGAYGAFFNIYFCSVTIKINGPAGGDILLPLGGQVDPSKGRCAFVK from the coding sequence ATGCCCAGCTCCGAGATGCCATCGCACCGCTCGATGATGATCAAGGTCAGCATCTTCGCGGTGGCCATGCTCTTGGTGTCGGCGGGACTGGTGGTGGTCTTCGGTGATTTCCGGTTCGGCCCCGAAAGCACTTACCACGCAACATTTACGGATGTATCGCGCCTGAAGGCCGGGCAAAAGGTGCGCATTGCCGGGGTGCCAGTCGGTGCGGTGTCGGACATCAAGCTCAATCACGACAACACCATCGACGTGTCGTTCGGAGTCGACAAGCGTTACACGCTTTACTCGTCGACACGCGCGGTGATCCGCTACGAAAACCTGGTCGGCGACCGCTATTTGGAGATCACGTCGGGTCCGGGAGAACTACGAAAGCTCCCCGCAGGGGCGACGATCAACAGCCAGCACACGCAGCCGGCGCTGGATCTCGACGCGCTGCTGGGCGGGCTGCGACCGGTGCTCAAAGGCCTCGACGCCGACAAGGTCAACACCATCAGCAGCGCTGTCATCCAGCTGCTGCAGGGGCAGGGCGGGGCCTTGTCGAACGTGCTGGCCGACACGAGCGCGTTCTCCTCGGCGCTGGGCCAGCGCGACCAGCTCATCGGTGACGTGATCAACAACCTCAACACGGTGCTGACAACCGTGGACCAACGCAGCGCACAGTTTTCGACCAGCGTCGACCAGTTGCAGCAACTGATCACCGGACTGGCCGAGCACAAGGACGATATCGCGGGCGCCATCCCGCCGCTGGCCTCGACGACGACGGATCTGACGGAACTGCTGAGGAAGTCGCGCCGGCCGCTGCAAGGAATCTTGGAGAACACCCGTCCGCTGGCCACCGAAATAGACAACCGCAAGGCCGAGGTCAACAACGACATCGAGCAGCTGGGCGAGGACTATCTGCGGCTGTCCGCGCTCGGTGCCTACGGGGCGTTCTTCAACATCTACTTCTGCTCCGTGACGATCAAGATCAACGGCCCGGCCGGTGGCGACATCTTGCTGCCGCTTGGCGGCCAGGTGGATCCCAGCAAGGGGAGGTGCGCCTTTGTCAAGTAA
- a CDS encoding 3-oxoacyl-ACP reductase, with the protein MTSSTNATDLSGKVAVVTGAAAGLGRAEALGLARLGATVVVNDIAAALDASDVIDEINSSGSKAVAVAGDISERSTADELVAQADGLGGLDIVVNNAGITRDRMLFNMSDEEWDQVIAVHLRGHFLLTRNAATYWRSKAKDAGGKVFGRIVNTASEAGLVGPVGQANYGAAKAGIISLTLTAARALGRYGVCANAICPRARTAMTADVFGDAPEVEVGGVDPLSPEHVVNLVQFLSAPAAAEVNGQVFIVYGPQVTLVAAPTVERKFSANGAAWDPAQLSATLQEYFAGRDPEHNFSASALMDQ; encoded by the coding sequence TTGACTAGCAGCACGAACGCGACCGATCTCTCCGGAAAGGTCGCGGTGGTCACCGGTGCGGCCGCGGGCCTGGGGCGCGCCGAGGCGCTCGGTTTGGCACGCCTCGGAGCGACCGTCGTCGTCAACGACATCGCCGCCGCGTTGGATGCCTCCGACGTCATCGATGAAATCAATTCCTCCGGTTCGAAGGCCGTCGCCGTGGCCGGCGACATCAGCGAGCGTTCCACCGCCGACGAACTGGTCGCCCAGGCCGACGGGCTCGGTGGGCTCGACATCGTGGTCAACAACGCCGGCATCACGCGCGACCGGATGCTGTTCAACATGTCCGACGAGGAGTGGGACCAGGTCATCGCCGTGCACCTGCGCGGCCATTTCCTGCTGACCCGCAACGCCGCCACGTACTGGCGCTCCAAGGCCAAGGACGCGGGCGGCAAGGTCTTCGGCCGGATCGTCAACACCGCGTCCGAGGCCGGCCTGGTCGGCCCCGTCGGGCAGGCGAACTACGGCGCCGCCAAGGCGGGCATCATTTCGCTCACCCTGACCGCCGCGCGGGCGCTCGGTCGCTACGGCGTGTGCGCCAACGCCATCTGCCCCCGCGCGCGCACCGCGATGACGGCCGACGTGTTCGGCGACGCCCCGGAGGTGGAGGTCGGCGGGGTCGATCCGCTGTCTCCCGAGCACGTCGTCAATCTGGTCCAGTTCCTGTCCGCCCCGGCGGCCGCGGAGGTCAACGGCCAGGTGTTCATCGTCTACGGTCCACAGGTGACATTGGTCGCTGCCCCGACGGTCGAGCGCAAATTCAGCGCCAACGGTGCCGCTTGGGACCCTGCACAGCTGAGCGCGACGCTGCAGGAATACTTTGCTGGGCGTGATCCTGAGCACAATTTCTCGGCGAGTGCACTGATGGATCAATAG
- a CDS encoding ferredoxin yields MRVIVDRDRCEGNAVCLGIAPDIFDLDDEDYAVVKLDPIPADQEQLAEQAIAECPRAALSRGD; encoded by the coding sequence GTGCGGGTGATCGTGGACCGTGACCGGTGCGAAGGTAACGCGGTGTGCTTGGGAATTGCCCCAGATATCTTCGACCTGGACGACGAGGACTACGCCGTGGTGAAGCTCGACCCGATCCCCGCCGATCAGGAGCAGTTGGCCGAGCAGGCGATCGCCGAATGCCCGCGCGCCGCACTCTCCCGCGGCGACTAA
- a CDS encoding virulence factor Mce family protein has translation MMQRIIGSRGLRYATIIALVAVLVGGVYVLSAQANNRKIVGHFASAVGLYPGDQVRILGVPVGTIDTIEPRPSDVKITMSVSKDVKVPKDAKAIIMSPNLVAARFIQLTPAYTGGPEMADGASIGPDRTAVPVEWDEVKESLTQLAVQLGPTAGSMQGPLGAAINQAADTFDGKGQSFHSALRELSQAAGRLGDSRGDIFGTVKNLQVVINALSSSNEQLVQFAGNVASVSQVLADSSRHLDNTLGTLNTALSDIRGFLHENNSTIIDTVNNLNDFAKTLSDESDDIEQVLHVAGPGIANFYNIYDPAQGTLNGLLSIPEFANPVQFICGGSFETAAGPRAPDYFKRAELCRERLGPVLRRLTVNYPPVMFHPLNTITAYKGQIIYDTPETQAKAATPVPELTWVPAKGAQPPAAQNPADLQALLVPPAPQAGAAPGPAPAGAAPAPGPAPGSAFGPLPGPAPGQPAPTGPAAGLGGGG, from the coding sequence ATGATGCAGCGGATCATCGGCAGCCGGGGGCTGCGCTACGCCACCATCATCGCGCTGGTCGCGGTGCTGGTGGGTGGGGTGTATGTGCTGTCGGCGCAAGCGAATAACCGCAAGATCGTCGGTCACTTCGCCTCGGCGGTCGGTTTGTATCCCGGCGACCAGGTGCGCATCCTGGGCGTCCCGGTCGGCACCATCGACACGATCGAGCCGCGACCCTCCGATGTCAAGATCACCATGTCGGTGTCTAAGGACGTGAAGGTCCCCAAGGATGCCAAGGCCATCATCATGTCGCCAAATCTGGTGGCGGCCCGGTTCATCCAGTTGACGCCGGCGTACACCGGAGGCCCGGAGATGGCCGACGGCGCCAGCATCGGCCCGGACCGCACCGCGGTCCCGGTGGAATGGGACGAGGTGAAGGAGTCGCTGACCCAGCTGGCCGTCCAGCTCGGCCCGACGGCCGGATCGATGCAGGGGCCGTTGGGCGCGGCGATCAACCAGGCCGCCGACACCTTCGACGGCAAGGGCCAGTCCTTCCACAGCGCCCTGCGTGAGCTCTCGCAAGCCGCTGGGCGGCTTGGGGATTCGCGCGGCGACATCTTCGGCACGGTCAAAAACCTGCAGGTGGTGATCAACGCCCTGTCATCCAGCAACGAACAGCTTGTCCAATTCGCCGGTAACGTCGCCTCGGTATCGCAGGTGCTGGCCGACAGCTCGCGCCATCTCGACAACACCCTCGGGACCCTCAACACGGCGCTGTCGGACATCCGTGGGTTCCTGCACGAAAACAACTCGACCATCATCGACACGGTCAACAACCTCAACGATTTCGCGAAGACGCTGAGCGACGAGAGCGACGACATCGAGCAGGTGCTGCACGTGGCGGGGCCGGGTATCGCCAACTTCTACAACATCTACGACCCCGCGCAGGGCACGCTCAACGGCCTTCTGTCGATACCGGAATTCGCCAACCCCGTGCAGTTCATCTGCGGTGGGTCCTTCGAGACCGCGGCGGGCCCGCGGGCGCCGGACTACTTCAAGCGCGCCGAGCTCTGCCGCGAGCGGCTGGGTCCGGTGCTGCGCCGGCTCACCGTGAACTATCCACCGGTGATGTTCCACCCGCTCAACACGATCACGGCGTACAAGGGCCAGATCATCTATGACACCCCGGAGACCCAGGCCAAGGCGGCAACTCCGGTTCCCGAGCTGACCTGGGTCCCGGCCAAGGGCGCCCAGCCGCCGGCCGCGCAGAACCCGGCTGATCTGCAGGCGCTGCTCGTCCCGCCGGCTCCGCAGGCCGGTGCGGCACCCGGACCCGCGCCGGCCGGTGCCGCTCCCGCCCCCGGTCCCGCTCCGGGAAGCGCGTTCGGCCCGCTGCCGGGGCCGGCTCCGGGCCAACCGGCGCCTACCGGGCCGGCGGCCGGTTTGGGCGGTGGCGGATGA
- a CDS encoding virulence factor Mce family protein has product MSSNAKHERDPLRTGIFGVVLVVCVVLIAFGYAGLPFWPQGKIYDAYFSDAGGINPGNAVYVSGFKVGKVTSVGLAGDSAKISFSVDRHVAVGDQSLAAIRTDTILGERSISVTPAGGGKATTIPLSRTTTPYTLAGALEDLGSNASNLNKPQFEKALNVLTNTLHDATPELRGALDGVTSLSRTLDRRDEALQSLLAHAKSVTGVLSQRAEQVNKLVDDGNELFAALDERHRALGQLISGIQDLSAQISGFVADNRREFGPALKKLNDVLSNLNERRDYITEALKRLPTYATELGEVVGSGPGFNVNVYGVIPAPLLATMFDFFYQPGKMPASLADYLRGLIQERWVIRPKSP; this is encoded by the coding sequence TTGTCAAGTAACGCGAAGCATGAACGTGACCCACTGCGCACCGGCATCTTCGGCGTGGTGCTGGTGGTCTGCGTCGTGCTCATTGCGTTCGGCTACGCCGGGTTACCGTTCTGGCCGCAGGGCAAGATCTACGACGCCTACTTCAGCGATGCCGGTGGGATCAATCCCGGCAATGCGGTTTACGTCTCGGGTTTCAAGGTCGGCAAAGTGACCTCCGTGGGTCTGGCCGGCGACAGCGCCAAGATCAGTTTCAGCGTCGACCGCCACGTCGCGGTCGGCGACCAATCGCTGGCCGCGATCCGCACCGACACCATCCTCGGTGAGCGCTCCATCTCGGTGACCCCGGCAGGCGGCGGCAAGGCGACCACCATCCCGCTCAGTCGCACCACGACGCCGTACACGCTGGCCGGCGCGCTCGAAGACTTGGGTTCCAATGCCAGCAACCTGAACAAGCCGCAGTTCGAGAAGGCGCTGAACGTGCTGACCAACACGCTGCACGACGCGACTCCCGAGCTGCGCGGCGCGCTGGACGGTGTGACGTCCCTGTCCCGCACCCTGGACCGACGCGACGAGGCGCTGCAAAGCCTTCTGGCGCATGCGAAGTCGGTCACCGGCGTGTTGTCCCAGCGCGCCGAGCAGGTCAACAAGCTGGTCGACGACGGTAACGAATTGTTCGCCGCGCTCGACGAGCGCCACCGGGCGCTCGGCCAGCTGATCTCGGGCATCCAGGATCTCTCGGCGCAGATTTCCGGGTTCGTCGCCGACAACCGCAGGGAATTCGGGCCCGCGCTGAAAAAGCTCAACGATGTGCTGTCCAACCTCAACGAGCGCCGCGACTACATCACCGAGGCCCTCAAGCGGCTGCCCACCTACGCCACCGAGTTGGGTGAGGTGGTCGGTTCGGGTCCCGGCTTCAACGTGAACGTCTACGGTGTCATCCCGGCGCCGCTGCTCGCGACGATGTTCGACTTCTTCTATCAGCCCGGCAAGATGCCGGCCAGTTTGGCTGACTACCTGCGCGGGTTGATTCAGGAACGCTGGGTCATCAGGCCGAAGTCACCATGA
- a CDS encoding virulence factor Mce family protein, protein MNRMWLRASGLAAGSVLLAGCQFNGLNSLAMPGTAGHGSGAYSVTVELPDVATLPQNSPVMVDDVTVGSVAGIAAEQRADGSFYAAVKLALNKNVVLPANATATVAQTSLLGSMHIDLTRPKDKPAVGRLTDGSKIAEANTGRYPTTEEVLSALGVVVNKGNVGALEEITDETYRAVAGRQDQFVDLVPRLAELTSGLNRQVNDIIDAVDGLNRFSAALAHDKDNLGRALDTLPEAIRVLNKNRDHIVEAFGALHKLANVTSHVLAKTKTDFAADMKDLYSVVKALNDNRKNFVTSLQILLTFPFPNYGIKQAVRGDYLNVFTTFDLTLRRLGETFFTTAYFDPNMAHMDEILNPPDFLIGELANLSGQAADPFKIPPGTASGQ, encoded by the coding sequence ATGAACCGAATGTGGTTGCGTGCCAGCGGATTGGCGGCGGGCAGCGTGCTGCTGGCCGGCTGCCAATTCAACGGCCTGAATTCGTTGGCGATGCCGGGCACCGCCGGTCATGGCAGTGGCGCCTACTCGGTGACCGTCGAGCTGCCCGACGTGGCAACGCTGCCGCAGAACTCACCGGTGATGGTGGACGACGTCACCGTCGGGAGTGTCGCCGGTATCGCGGCCGAGCAGCGGGCCGACGGATCGTTCTATGCGGCAGTGAAATTGGCGCTGAACAAGAACGTCGTGCTGCCCGCCAACGCGACCGCGACGGTCGCCCAGACGTCGCTGCTCGGGTCGATGCACATCGACTTGACCAGGCCAAAGGACAAGCCGGCCGTCGGCCGGCTGACCGACGGGTCGAAAATCGCGGAGGCCAATACCGGCCGTTACCCCACCACCGAAGAGGTGCTCTCGGCGCTGGGCGTTGTGGTGAACAAGGGCAATGTCGGTGCGCTGGAAGAGATCACCGACGAGACATATCGCGCCGTCGCGGGCCGGCAGGACCAGTTCGTCGACCTGGTCCCCAGGTTGGCGGAATTGACCTCGGGGCTCAACCGCCAGGTCAACGACATCATCGATGCGGTCGACGGGTTGAACCGGTTCTCAGCAGCCCTGGCGCACGATAAGGACAACCTGGGCCGGGCGCTGGACACGTTGCCCGAGGCGATTCGCGTGCTCAACAAGAACCGCGACCACATCGTGGAGGCGTTCGGCGCGCTGCACAAGCTGGCGAACGTCACCTCGCACGTGCTGGCCAAAACCAAGACGGACTTCGCCGCGGACATGAAGGACCTGTACTCGGTCGTGAAGGCGCTCAACGACAACCGGAAGAATTTCGTCACCTCGTTGCAGATCTTGTTGACCTTCCCGTTCCCCAATTACGGCATCAAGCAGGCCGTGCGTGGCGACTACCTCAACGTGTTCACCACCTTCGACCTGACCCTGCGGCGGCTCGGTGAGACGTTCTTCACCACGGCCTACTTCGACCCGAACATGGCTCACATGGACGAGATCCTCAATCCACCGGACTTCTTGATTGGCGAATTGGCCAACCTGTCCGGACAGGCTGCGGATCCGTTCAAGATTCCGCCCGGCACGGCTTCGGGACAGTAG